The following are encoded in a window of Thermodesulfovibrionales bacterium genomic DNA:
- a CDS encoding lipid-binding SYLF domain-containing protein, whose product MKYFHLRAALLALLVACIFVSPDPAAAASAAQINRNVKSALDKLYGKSATARALGEKAKGILVFPGIVKGGFIVGGQYGEGALLEEGKTAGYYNTVQASYGLQAGIQKFGYALFFMTDSSLKWLDKSDGWELGVGPTVVVVDIGAAKSISTTTLQSEIYAFFFDQKGLMGGLGLQGTKITRIEK is encoded by the coding sequence ATGAAATACTTTCATTTGAGAGCCGCCTTGTTGGCGCTTCTTGTCGCGTGCATATTCGTTTCTCCTGATCCAGCTGCTGCAGCGTCGGCAGCACAGATTAACCGAAATGTCAAAAGTGCTCTGGACAAGCTTTATGGTAAGTCCGCTACGGCCAGGGCACTTGGTGAAAAAGCGAAGGGCATCCTTGTCTTCCCTGGCATTGTGAAGGGCGGATTCATTGTTGGAGGACAGTATGGTGAGGGCGCCCTCCTCGAGGAAGGGAAGACGGCTGGGTATTACAACACCGTTCAGGCCTCGTATGGGCTGCAGGCCGGTATTCAGAAATTCGGCTATGCATTGTTTTTTATGACCGACTCGTCGCTGAAGTGGCTCGATAAAAGTGACGGGTGGGAGCTTGGCGTTGGCCCGACCGTCGTCGTTGTGGACATAGGTGCAGCGAAGTCCATCTCAACTACGACATTGCAATCAGAGATCTATGCCTTTTTCTTCGATCAGAAGGGACTTATGGGAGGTCTCGGCTTGCAGGGTACGAAAATCACTCGGATAGAGAAGTGA